A portion of the Deinococcus peraridilitoris DSM 19664 genome contains these proteins:
- a CDS encoding M20/M25/M40 family metallo-hydrolase encodes MPLDYLVRIAQTPAPTFHEGERAALMSRLWRALGHEPEQDEVGNVVLRLGPPEGKALVLASHLDTVFAGDTDLTVHETRGRLSGPGLGDNSASLAVLTAFLRDLQLERLRRPLWLVANVAEEGLGDLRGAKHLLAQHAERIGAFVAVDGYLGLAVTKAVGVRRFRATFSGPGGHSWGDKGPSALHALGLAITALYSLPLPHSPRTTLNVGEARGGNSINSIAASAQLLLDLRSLDPYALETLQERARSAIEGAARTAGVQVTLEQVGDRPGGDLSSEALLKLARRAAESVGVELRTAASSTDANAAAPHHIPALALGVYRGGNAHREDEWVAPDSLATGLRMLCKFVDLYQERPLD; translated from the coding sequence GTGCCGCTCGATTACCTCGTTCGTATCGCCCAGACTCCCGCCCCGACTTTTCATGAGGGTGAACGGGCGGCGCTGATGAGCCGGTTATGGCGCGCGCTGGGGCACGAGCCGGAGCAGGATGAGGTCGGCAACGTCGTGCTGCGCCTGGGCCCTCCGGAAGGCAAGGCCCTGGTACTCGCGTCACACCTCGACACCGTGTTTGCCGGGGACACTGACCTGACCGTTCACGAAACACGCGGACGGCTGAGCGGTCCCGGCCTGGGCGACAACAGTGCCAGCCTGGCGGTACTGACCGCCTTCCTGCGCGATCTGCAGCTTGAGCGTCTGCGCCGCCCGCTGTGGCTGGTCGCCAACGTTGCCGAGGAAGGTCTGGGCGATCTGCGAGGCGCCAAACATCTGCTCGCGCAGCATGCCGAACGCATCGGTGCTTTCGTGGCCGTCGACGGTTACCTGGGGCTGGCCGTCACGAAGGCTGTCGGCGTGCGCCGTTTCCGGGCGACCTTCAGCGGTCCCGGCGGGCACTCGTGGGGTGACAAGGGCCCGAGCGCCCTGCATGCGCTGGGGCTGGCTATCACGGCGCTTTACAGCCTGCCCTTGCCGCACAGTCCACGTACCACCCTCAACGTCGGAGAAGCGCGCGGCGGCAACAGCATCAACTCGATTGCCGCGAGCGCGCAGTTGCTGCTCGATTTGCGCTCTCTCGATCCCTACGCGCTGGAAACCCTTCAGGAACGCGCCCGGTCCGCCATTGAAGGTGCGGCCCGCACGGCTGGCGTGCAGGTGACCCTGGAGCAGGTAGGCGACCGTCCTGGCGGTGACCTGTCCAGCGAGGCCCTCCTGAAACTGGCCCGCCGCGCTGCCGAGAGCGTGGGCGTGGAACTGCGCACTGCGGCCAGCAGCACCGACGCCAACGCCGCCGCTCCTCATCACATTCCCGCACTGGCGCTGGGCGTGTACCGTGGTGGCAACGCGCACCGCGAAGATGAATGGGTCGCTCCGGACAGCCTGGCGACCGGGCTCAGGATGTTGTGCAAATTCGTCGATCTTTACCAGGAACGGCCGCTGGATTGA
- a CDS encoding aminopeptidase: protein MLSFQEKLERYADLLVRIGVNLQAGGKLQLNTPLEAAPLARLIVRKAYEAGARAVSVRYDDPQLTRILFETAPEEALEYAPEWQVQETLHKISDGYAFLSIAGNDPDLLSGLDGERIARRSKALAQANRPVAEHMGSFAVNWSIGAMPVPSWARKVFPDLSEEEAIARLWDAIFTVTRADRPDPVGAWRAHTEALAHRREYLNQRRYEALHFRGPGTDLTVGLANPHVWVGGAWPAQNGIPGVPNLPTDEVFTAPHRERVNGTVRATKPLSVRGTLIDGIEVRFQDGQVVEARANSGEATLHSLLDTDEGARRLGEVALVAASAPVARTGLLFYNTLFDENAASHIALGHAYAFNVEGGQGAMGAAGANDSLIHVDWMIGSAEVDVDGVTADGARESVMRGGEWTF from the coding sequence ATGCTGTCTTTTCAGGAGAAACTCGAACGCTACGCTGACCTGCTGGTGCGAATCGGCGTCAATTTGCAGGCGGGCGGCAAGCTGCAGCTGAACACCCCACTGGAAGCCGCGCCGCTCGCTCGCCTGATCGTGCGCAAAGCCTACGAGGCCGGCGCGCGGGCAGTCAGCGTACGTTATGACGATCCACAGCTGACGCGGATCCTTTTCGAGACGGCACCTGAGGAAGCGCTCGAATACGCACCTGAATGGCAGGTCCAGGAAACCCTGCACAAAATAAGTGATGGGTACGCTTTTCTGTCCATTGCCGGCAATGATCCCGACCTGCTTTCGGGACTGGACGGTGAGCGCATCGCGCGGCGCTCCAAGGCGCTCGCGCAGGCCAACAGGCCGGTCGCCGAACACATGGGCTCGTTCGCGGTGAACTGGAGCATCGGCGCGATGCCCGTGCCCTCGTGGGCGCGCAAGGTCTTTCCGGACCTCAGCGAAGAAGAGGCCATCGCGCGCCTGTGGGACGCCATCTTCACGGTCACGCGGGCCGACCGGCCTGACCCGGTTGGGGCGTGGCGAGCCCACACCGAGGCGCTGGCCCATCGGCGCGAGTACCTGAATCAGCGCCGTTACGAGGCGCTGCACTTTCGTGGTCCCGGCACCGACCTCACGGTGGGGCTCGCGAACCCACACGTCTGGGTGGGAGGCGCCTGGCCCGCGCAGAACGGCATTCCTGGCGTGCCGAACCTGCCCACCGACGAGGTCTTTACCGCGCCGCACCGGGAACGCGTGAACGGCACCGTGCGCGCCACCAAACCCCTCAGCGTACGCGGCACCCTGATCGACGGCATCGAGGTGCGCTTTCAGGACGGGCAGGTGGTCGAGGCCCGTGCGAACAGCGGTGAAGCAACCTTGCACTCCCTGCTCGACACCGACGAGGGTGCCCGGCGCCTGGGCGAGGTGGCCCTGGTCGCGGCGTCCGCGCCCGTGGCACGCACGGGCCTGCTCTTCTACAACACCCTCTTTGACGAGAACGCCGCGTCGCACATCGCACTGGGACACGCTTACGCCTTTAACGTGGAGGGTGGCCAGGGCGCGATGGGTGCTGCGGGCGCCAACGACAGCCTGATTCACGTGGACTGGATGATCGGCTCGGCAGAGGTGGACGTGGACGGCGTCACGGCAGACGGCGCGCGCGAAAGCGTCATGCGCGGCGGCGAGTGGACTTTCTGA
- a CDS encoding threonine ammonia-lyase — translation MTIAESLVTLHDIEQARERLHGLVARSPLVVFPGADLTLKAENLQVTGAFKLRGAFNAILSLSDEERARGVVAHSSGNHAQAVAYAARQLGVHAVIVMPENAPGIKLERTRSYGAEVVIVGKASRERLEKTRELQEARGLTPVPPYDDRNIIAGTGTVALEILEDLPEVQTVLVPVSGGGLLAGVATAIKLSRPEVRVIGVEPELAADTQASFRAGAVVEWDAAQVSRTLADGLRVQRVGTLNWPHIQAYVDDVVTVSEDEIRAAMRRTMLEARLVAEPSGAVTIAAGLFRRGELPQGPTVAILSGGTVEASLLASVLAED, via the coding sequence ATGACCATTGCCGAGAGTCTCGTCACGTTGCACGACATCGAGCAGGCCCGTGAGCGGCTGCACGGTCTTGTCGCCCGCTCACCGCTGGTGGTCTTTCCCGGGGCCGACCTGACACTGAAAGCCGAGAATCTGCAGGTCACGGGCGCCTTCAAGCTGCGCGGCGCCTTCAATGCCATCCTGAGCCTTTCGGATGAGGAGCGTGCTCGGGGCGTGGTGGCGCACTCGAGCGGCAATCACGCACAGGCCGTGGCGTACGCGGCGCGGCAGCTGGGGGTACACGCGGTGATCGTGATGCCCGAAAATGCGCCGGGCATCAAGCTGGAACGCACCCGCTCCTACGGCGCGGAGGTGGTGATCGTGGGCAAGGCCAGCCGCGAACGACTCGAAAAGACGCGTGAACTGCAGGAAGCGCGCGGCCTGACGCCCGTACCGCCCTATGACGACCGCAACATCATCGCTGGAACCGGCACAGTCGCCCTGGAAATTCTGGAGGACCTTCCAGAGGTACAGACCGTGCTGGTCCCCGTGAGTGGGGGAGGCCTGCTGGCCGGAGTGGCCACTGCCATCAAGCTTTCCCGGCCTGAGGTGCGCGTGATCGGCGTCGAGCCCGAGCTGGCCGCCGACACCCAGGCGAGCTTCCGCGCCGGGGCCGTAGTGGAGTGGGACGCCGCGCAGGTCAGCCGGACCCTGGCAGACGGTTTGCGGGTGCAGCGCGTCGGTACGCTCAACTGGCCGCACATTCAGGCTTATGTCGACGATGTCGTGACGGTCAGCGAGGACGAGATTCGCGCCGCCATGCGCCGCACGATGCTCGAAGCGCGTCTGGTAGCCGAACCCAGCGGCGCCGTGACCATCGCGGCTGGGCTCTTCCGGCGTGGCGAACTGCCCCAGGGACCCACCGTGGCCATCCTGAGCGGGGGCACGGTCGAGGCGTCGCTGCTCGCCTCGGTTCTCGCGGAAGATTGA